A part of Synchiropus splendidus isolate RoL2022-P1 chromosome 19, RoL_Sspl_1.0, whole genome shotgun sequence genomic DNA contains:
- the LOC128750985 gene encoding small ubiquitin-related modifier 2-like: MADDKPKETVKTEGNEHINLKVAGQDGSVVQFKIKKHTPLSKLMKAYCDRQGLSMRQIRFRFDGQPINETDTPAQLEMEDEDTIDVFQQQTGGHV; encoded by the exons ATGGCTGATGACAAACCTAAG GAAACGGTCAAGACAGAAGGTAATGAACACATAAACCTGAAGGTGGCGGGTCAGGATGGCTCCGTAGTTCAGTTCAAGATCAAAAAGCACACACCGCTCAGCAAACTCATGAAGGCCTACTGTGACCGGCAG GGACTTTCAATGAGGCAAATCCGATTCCGATTTGATGGACAGCCGATAAACGAGACAGACACGCCGGCACAg CTGGAAATGGAAGATGAAGATACAATCGATGTGTTCCAACAACAGACCGGAGGACATGTTTAA
- the gga3b gene encoding ADP-ribosylation factor-binding protein GGA3 has product MAYQEEESLESWLNKATHPTNRQEDWEYIIGFCDQVNKELEGPQVAVTLLIHKIYSPQEWEALQALTVLEACMKNCGRRFHNEVAKYRFLNELIKIVSPKYMGDSAPEKVKTKIVEMLYSWTVAFPNETKISKAYQSLRMQGLVKCDPELPLDRTLIPSPPTRPKHPVFDNEDMGKLLAELLRSKNPEDLQEANRLIKSMVKEDEVRVQKVSKRINTLEEVNINVKLLTEMLTHYDKERSSDSDKEIIKELYVRCDKLRRAAFKMATEAEDNDTSLGDILQASDDLSGVINSYKKVVEGLPINGDSEGAPPAARHTDDATDTLIDLACVDTPAPPSALPTLLAATLSAESPIPALPPPPKRLGGSQNSSPSHPPLGKTSKPPSLLDDELLCLDLNDPPAAASKPMLSEASSNWTSLQAPVSVAFESVGGSVPVFPPAEPAAAPVSSLQDLQDLALMGFSEQKSFSPGRTNQFGSPLIGPPHTSVQGIPSSVALLQGSLPSSPALSNVNASHGGMLFQSLSPAHASLQASPARGSEISLSNVHVPLEAIRPSKVLPVTAYDKDGVRVLLNFASDSPPGRPDVLVMVVSMLNTAPLAVQNVVLQAAVPKSMKVKLQPPSGTDLAPFNPILPPSSITQIMLLANPTKEKVRLRYKLSFSLGDRLCNEGGEVDQFPPPETWGHL; this is encoded by the exons ATGGCCTACCAGGAAGAGGAGTCGCTTGAATCTTGGCTCA ATAAAGCCACCCATCCAACCAACCGCCAGGAGGACTGGGAGTACATTATAGGCTTCTGTGATCAGGTCAACAAGGAGCTGGAAGG TCCTCAGGTAGCTGTAACTCTACTGATACACAAAATATACTCGCCTCAAGAATGGGAGGCACTGCAGGCTCTGACG GTGTTGGAGGCCTGCATGAAGAACTGTGGGAGAAGGTTTCATAATGAAGTTGCAAAATACAGGTTCTTAAATGAGCTGATCAAAATTGTGTCTCCAAAG TACATGGGCGACAGCGCGCCGGAGAAGGTGAAGACGAAGATCGTGGAGATGTTGTACAGCTGGACTGTTGCATTCCCGAACGAAACAAAGATCAGCAAAGCCTACCAGTCTCTGAGAATGCAGG GACTTGTGAAGTGTGACCCGGAGTTACCGCTGGACAGAACCTTGATTCCCTCTCCTCCCACCCGACCCAAACACCCGGTGTTTGACAACGAAGACATGGGGAAG CTGCTTGCTGAGCTCCTCCGCAGCAAAAACCCAGAGGACCTACAGGAGGCCAACAGGCTGATCAAAAGCATGGTGAAGGAG gatGAGGTGCGAGTGCAGAAGGTCTCCAAGCGCATTAACACACTGGAGGAGGTGAACATCAACGTGAAGTTGCTGACCGAGATGTTGACCCACTATGATAAAGAAAGATCTTCTGACTCAGATAAGGAGATTATCAAG GAGCTCTATGTGCGCTGCGACAAGCTGAGACGTGCTGCTTTCAAGATGGCCACCGAGGCGGAAGACAATGACACCAGTTTGG GTGACATCCTGCAGGCCAGTGACGACCTCTCCGGGGTCATCAACTCGTATAAGAAGGTAGTGGAAGGTCTACCCATTAACGGGGACAGTGAAGGAGCTCCGCCTGCTGCCCGCCACACTGACG ACGCTACTGACACACTGATCGACCTCGCCTGTGTGGACACTCCGGCTCCGCCCTCTGCTCTGCCTACACTCTTGGCTGCTACTCTCTCTGCTGAATCTCCCATCcctgccctccctccccctcccaaACGCCTGGGTGGTAGTCAGAACAGCAGCCCGAGTCACCCGCCGCTGGGGAAGACCAGCAAACCCCCCTCTCTTCTGGACGATGAGCTTCTCTGTTTAG ATCTCAATGACCCCCCTGCAGCTGCGAGCAAACCCATGCTCAGTGAGGCCTCCTCAAACTGGACTTCTCTGCAG GCGCCGGTGTCAGTCGCATTTGAGAGCGTGGGAGGTTCTGTGCCAGTGTTTCCTCCTGCTGAACCGGCAGCCGCTCCAGTCAGCAGCCTGCAGGACCTTCAGGATCTGGCCCTGATGGGCTTTTCTGAGCAGAAGAG TTTCTCCCCTGGAAGGACCAACCAGTTTGGTTCACCGTTAATCGGACCCCCTCACACTTCAGTGCAGGGCATCCCCTCCTCAGTCGCTCTGCTGCAGGGCTCGCTTCCAAGCTCTCCTGCTCTCAGTAACGTGAACGCGTCTCATGGTGGGATGCTGTTTCAAAGCCTGTCCCCTGCTCATGCCTCACTCCAGGCCAGTCCTGCACGAGGCTCGGAAATCTCTCTCAGCAATGTCCACGTTCCCCTGGAGGCCATTAGACCAA GTAAAGTCCTTCCTGTCACGGCCTACGATAAAGATGGTGTTCGTGTCCTGCTCAACTTTGCGTCTGACTCTCCGCCGGGGAGACCCGACGTCCTAGTGATGGTGGTGTCCATGCTGAACACAGCGCCGCTCGCTGTTCAGAATGTGGTGCTGCAAGCTGCCGTGCCAAAG TCAATGAAGGTGAAGCTGCAGCCTCCATCAGGAACAGACCTGGCCCCCTTCAATCCCATCCTACCTCCCTCCTCCATTACCCAGATCATGCTACTGGCTAATCCCACGAAG GAAAAGGTGCGGCTGCGTTACAAACTGTCCTTCTCTCTGGGAGACCGTCTGTgtaatgaaggaggagaagtggACCAATTCCCCCCACCAGAGACATGGGGCCATCTATAG
- the nup85 gene encoding nuclear pore complex protein Nup85 isoform X2, translating to MTELQQVGVTSTNAEVTKRHADQASVLLAIELIWNLCEVLFIDSAPAGSLLLHLVDWLRLHKSDVDEKAREVLQDESPTEHRDYWEVVIGYVLQGSLVEARQMLMKQANLHPAALKMYTLMDSLLSKMPFYNPGGTQTLMEFDVKWKNWHGEVDRSLQDGSFARNKHLELICKILVGDEDTLLEHKELLGTWYHFLVTRLLYCHPTVKPTELHFYAQSCMTMFLDSRSVLEPLDSILLAAFEFDIHQVIKDCSIALNNWWFVAHLTDLLDHCKLLQSHNLHFGSNLREFLLSEYASSLFSHHSLWQLAVDYFDNCPELGRVSLELQIERVPLDTERKALKVLSICEQRQMSEQVRSICKIMAMRALRNDRLGSALSWSIRAKDAALATVISERFLQDYSAKGSFTDLDLIDNLGPAMLLSDRLTFLGKYREFHKLYGEKRFREAAKLLLCLMTAKIAPQSFWMTLLTDALPLLEQKEVIFSVEQTHELMFCLEELTSSLNTPSPKDQLMQEEDIDNTKVELLRLALARNLAMAIVSEGTMES from the exons ATGACTGAACTTCAACAAGTTGGAG TTACATCCACCAATGCAGAGGTCACCAAACGTCATGCAGATCAG GCATCTGTCCTGCTCGCCATCGAGCTGATTTGGAATCTTTGCGAAGTTCTGTTCATCGACTCCGCTCCAG CTGGCTCCCTCCTGCTGCACTTGGTCGACTGGCTGAGGCTGCACAAGTCCGACGTGGACGAGAAGGCCAGAGAGGTTCTGCAGGACGAAAGTCCGACTGAGCACAGGGACTACTGGGAAGTG GTGATCGGCTATGTGCTGCAGGGGAGTTTGGTAGAAGCCCGGCAGATGCTGATGAAGCAGGCCAACCTTCATCCTGCTGCCTTGAAGATGTACACGCTCATGGACAGTCTGCTCAGCAAGATGCCCTTCTACAAT CCTGGTGGCACCCAGACACTGATGGAGTTCGATGTGAAGTGGAAGAACTGGCATGGAGAGGTGGACCGCAGCCTTCAGGACGGCTCCTTTGCCAGAAACAAACACCTGGAGCTCATTTGTAAG ATCTTAGTCGGAGATGAAGACACTTTACTGGAGCACAAGGAACTTCTGGGCACCTGGTACCACTTCCTGGTCACGAGGCTCCTCTACTGCCACCCGACTGTCAAACCCACAGAGTTGCACTTCTACGCACAG TCCTGCATGACCATGTTTCTGGACTCCAGGAGCGTCCTGGAGCCTCTGGACAGCATCTTACTGGCTGCTTTTGAGTTTGACATCCACCAGGTCATCAAAGACTGCAG TATTGCTCTCAACAACTGGTGGTTTGTGGCTCATTTGACCGACCTCCTGGATCACTGCAAACTCCTGCAATCTCACAACCTCCA CTTTGGATCCAACTTAAGAGAGTTTCTCCTGTCAGAATATGCATCCAGTCTTTTCTCACATCACAG tttaTGGCAGTTGGCCGTGGACTATTTCGACAACTGCCCAGAGCTGGGTCGAGTCTCCCTGGAGCTGCAGATCGAGCGGGTCCCATTGGACACGGAGCGGAAGGCCCTGAAGGTGCTGAGCATCTGTGAGCAGAGGCAGATGTCCGAGCAAG TGCGGAGCATCTGTAAGATCATGGCCATGCGCGCCTTGAGGAATGACCGACTCGGCTCCGCGCTCTCTTGGAGCATCAGGGCCAAAGACGCAGCATTAGCCACCGTCATTTCAGAGAG ATTCCTGCAGGACTACTCGGCTAAAGGTTCCTTCACTGATCTGGACCTGATCGACAACTTGGGTCCTGCCATGCTGCTCAGTGACAGACTCACATTTCTGG GAAAATACCGTGAGTTCCACAAGTTGTATGGCGAGAAGCGCTTCAGGGAGGCGGCCAAActgctgctgtgtctcatgaCAGCCAAGATCGCGCCACAGAGCTTCTGGATGACTCTGCTGACGGACGCGCTGCcgctgctggagcagaaggAG GTCATCTTCTCCGTCGAGCAAACCCACGAGCTGATGTTCTGTCTGGAAGAGCTGACCTCCTCGCTGAACACACCGAGCCCAAAAGACCAACTCATGCAG GAGGAAGACATCGACAACACCAAGGTCGAGCTTTTGAGGCTCGCGCTCGCCAGGAATTTGGCAATGGCGATCGTCTCGGAAGGAACGATGGAGTCATAA
- the nup85 gene encoding nuclear pore complex protein Nup85 isoform X1, whose product MMLQMEEVDVESTVTSIPGCRPGHHLGFAWGPGDILAFETKFTESAQILRGKGSADQFVHVVRKDEEIYSPILRKLFNESHHIFVGLQTIQDDLPSKNKKSQYVSISKNYRSVIRACMTELQQVGVTSTNAEVTKRHADQASVLLAIELIWNLCEVLFIDSAPAGSLLLHLVDWLRLHKSDVDEKAREVLQDESPTEHRDYWEVVIGYVLQGSLVEARQMLMKQANLHPAALKMYTLMDSLLSKMPFYNPGGTQTLMEFDVKWKNWHGEVDRSLQDGSFARNKHLELICKILVGDEDTLLEHKELLGTWYHFLVTRLLYCHPTVKPTELHFYAQSCMTMFLDSRSVLEPLDSILLAAFEFDIHQVIKDCSIALNNWWFVAHLTDLLDHCKLLQSHNLHFGSNLREFLLSEYASSLFSHHSLWQLAVDYFDNCPELGRVSLELQIERVPLDTERKALKVLSICEQRQMSEQVRSICKIMAMRALRNDRLGSALSWSIRAKDAALATVISERFLQDYSAKGSFTDLDLIDNLGPAMLLSDRLTFLGKYREFHKLYGEKRFREAAKLLLCLMTAKIAPQSFWMTLLTDALPLLEQKEVIFSVEQTHELMFCLEELTSSLNTPSPKDQLMQEEDIDNTKVELLRLALARNLAMAIVSEGTMES is encoded by the exons ATGATGTTGCAGATGGAGGAAGTCGATGTTGAGTCGACAGTTACC AGCATTCCTGGCTGTAGACCTGGGCATCATCTGGGATTTGCTTGGGGTCCGGGTGATATCCTTGCTTTCGAGACTAAATTCACGGAATCAGCGCAAA TTTTACGTGGAAAAGGATCTGCTGACCAGTTTGTCCACGTGGTCCGGAAGGACGAAGAGATCTACTCCCCAATTTTACGGAAACTTTTCAACGAGTCGCACCACATCTTTGTTGGCCTGCAAACCATTCAGGACGACCTccccagcaaaaacaaaaaatctca ATACGTTAGCATCAGTAAAAACTACAGGTCTGTCATTCGCGCTTGTATGACTGAACTTCAACAAGTTGGAG TTACATCCACCAATGCAGAGGTCACCAAACGTCATGCAGATCAG GCATCTGTCCTGCTCGCCATCGAGCTGATTTGGAATCTTTGCGAAGTTCTGTTCATCGACTCCGCTCCAG CTGGCTCCCTCCTGCTGCACTTGGTCGACTGGCTGAGGCTGCACAAGTCCGACGTGGACGAGAAGGCCAGAGAGGTTCTGCAGGACGAAAGTCCGACTGAGCACAGGGACTACTGGGAAGTG GTGATCGGCTATGTGCTGCAGGGGAGTTTGGTAGAAGCCCGGCAGATGCTGATGAAGCAGGCCAACCTTCATCCTGCTGCCTTGAAGATGTACACGCTCATGGACAGTCTGCTCAGCAAGATGCCCTTCTACAAT CCTGGTGGCACCCAGACACTGATGGAGTTCGATGTGAAGTGGAAGAACTGGCATGGAGAGGTGGACCGCAGCCTTCAGGACGGCTCCTTTGCCAGAAACAAACACCTGGAGCTCATTTGTAAG ATCTTAGTCGGAGATGAAGACACTTTACTGGAGCACAAGGAACTTCTGGGCACCTGGTACCACTTCCTGGTCACGAGGCTCCTCTACTGCCACCCGACTGTCAAACCCACAGAGTTGCACTTCTACGCACAG TCCTGCATGACCATGTTTCTGGACTCCAGGAGCGTCCTGGAGCCTCTGGACAGCATCTTACTGGCTGCTTTTGAGTTTGACATCCACCAGGTCATCAAAGACTGCAG TATTGCTCTCAACAACTGGTGGTTTGTGGCTCATTTGACCGACCTCCTGGATCACTGCAAACTCCTGCAATCTCACAACCTCCA CTTTGGATCCAACTTAAGAGAGTTTCTCCTGTCAGAATATGCATCCAGTCTTTTCTCACATCACAG tttaTGGCAGTTGGCCGTGGACTATTTCGACAACTGCCCAGAGCTGGGTCGAGTCTCCCTGGAGCTGCAGATCGAGCGGGTCCCATTGGACACGGAGCGGAAGGCCCTGAAGGTGCTGAGCATCTGTGAGCAGAGGCAGATGTCCGAGCAAG TGCGGAGCATCTGTAAGATCATGGCCATGCGCGCCTTGAGGAATGACCGACTCGGCTCCGCGCTCTCTTGGAGCATCAGGGCCAAAGACGCAGCATTAGCCACCGTCATTTCAGAGAG ATTCCTGCAGGACTACTCGGCTAAAGGTTCCTTCACTGATCTGGACCTGATCGACAACTTGGGTCCTGCCATGCTGCTCAGTGACAGACTCACATTTCTGG GAAAATACCGTGAGTTCCACAAGTTGTATGGCGAGAAGCGCTTCAGGGAGGCGGCCAAActgctgctgtgtctcatgaCAGCCAAGATCGCGCCACAGAGCTTCTGGATGACTCTGCTGACGGACGCGCTGCcgctgctggagcagaaggAG GTCATCTTCTCCGTCGAGCAAACCCACGAGCTGATGTTCTGTCTGGAAGAGCTGACCTCCTCGCTGAACACACCGAGCCCAAAAGACCAACTCATGCAG GAGGAAGACATCGACAACACCAAGGTCGAGCTTTTGAGGCTCGCGCTCGCCAGGAATTTGGCAATGGCGATCGTCTCGGAAGGAACGATGGAGTCATAA
- the mrps7 gene encoding 28S ribosomal protein S7, mitochondrial, with translation MAATVTGLLKSWTPRVVAVRWSRYNPYYMEPEVNKESYSRLDSQLSEEEKAERELKSLRPIKAAPNSITSSVFHDPVISKFINMMMEDGNKTLARDIMSQTLEAIKRKQVEKYHKAPSGKKEEIECNPYTIFHQAMENCKPVVGLASIQKGGKFYQVPIPLTDSRRRFLAMKWMITECRDNKHRRIHMPEKLSQELLLAYTMEGNVMKKKVEMHKMAESNRAYAHYRWW, from the exons ATGGCGGCGACGGTGACAGGACTGTTGAAATCGTGGACGCCAAG AGTGGTAGCAGTGAGATGGAGCAGATACAATCCCTATTACATGGAGCCAGAGGTCAACAAAGAGTCCTACAGCAGGCTAGATTCACAACTAAGTGAAGAGGAAAAGGCTGAACGGGAGCTCAAATCGCTGAGGCCCATCAAAGCAGCGCCCAACAGCATCACCAGCTCCGTCTTTCATGATCCAGTCATCAG CAAATTCATCAACATGATGATGGAAGACGGAAACAAGACTCTTGCCAGAGACATCATGTCACAG ACACTTGAGGCCATCAAGAGGAAACAAGTGGAGAAATATCACAAAGCTCCATCGGGGAAGAAAGAAGAGATCGAGTGTAACCCCTACACCATCTTCCATCAGGCGATGGAAAACTGTAAACCTGTTGTTGGACTGGCCAGCATCCAGAAAGGGGGGAAATTCTACCAG GTGCCCATTCCACTTACCGACAGTCGCCGTCGCTTCTTGGCCATGAAATGGATGATCACAGAGTGCAGGGACAACAAACACAGGCGCATCCACATGCCTGAAAAACTGTCACAGGAACTGCTGCTCGCCTACACGATGGAAGGCAATGTCATGAAGAAGAAAGTAGAGATGCACAAGATGGCCGAGTCCAACAGGGCCTACGCCCATTACCGCTGGTGGTAG